A stretch of Clostridium sp. BJN0001 DNA encodes these proteins:
- the recQ gene encoding DNA helicase RecQ: MFDEKKVFYVLKKYYGFDTFREGQLEVIKNILNNKDTFSLMPTGAGKSLCFQIPAILFSGITIVISPLISLMKDQVDNLNDIGIKAEFINSTKKLSEIDNILDNIKNRKIKILYIAPERLSSENFKDKIRLLDVNQVAVDEAHCVSQWGHDFRRSYLKIAGFVKSLKKRPVISAFTATATDEVRRDLVNLLELKNPYVFLGNINRENLYLNVFIEPYKLEDVKSIISEHEDESGIIYCASRREVDELYKYLNELSYSVLKYHGGLSDEEKDSYQESFLYDKKNVMIATNAFGMGIDKSNIRFIVHFTIPKNIESYYQEIGRGGRDGEKCSCYLFYSENDIPRIEYIINKSSSINRREIALKKFQSMIDYCKFKECYRNFILNYFGNKYKLTYCMNCGNCLKDTELKDFSKESQIILSTVFRTREKYGISILCDILKGFKGPKIIQNRLFEITTYGLMKEYSTSFIKDLIKNLLKDGFVDLKEGTYSMLKLNKRSYSLLKGKEKAVFKIFEKEQNILNKDLFMKLKLWRKEKAYSQKIKPYIIFSDTTLIDISNLCPKTQDELLNIRGVGEKKIKSYGDEILKIISD; encoded by the coding sequence ATGTTTGATGAGAAAAAGGTTTTTTATGTATTAAAAAAATATTATGGCTTTGATACGTTTAGAGAAGGTCAGCTTGAAGTAATAAAAAATATATTAAATAATAAAGATACCTTTTCTCTTATGCCTACAGGAGCAGGAAAATCTCTCTGTTTTCAAATTCCTGCAATACTTTTTAGTGGAATTACAATTGTAATATCACCTCTTATATCGCTTATGAAAGATCAAGTTGATAATTTAAACGATATTGGAATAAAAGCTGAATTTATAAATAGTACTAAGAAATTATCAGAAATAGATAATATACTAGATAATATAAAAAATAGGAAAATAAAAATATTATATATTGCACCAGAGAGGCTTTCATCTGAAAACTTTAAAGATAAGATACGCTTATTAGATGTAAATCAGGTTGCAGTAGATGAAGCACATTGCGTATCACAATGGGGACATGATTTTAGAAGGAGTTATTTAAAGATAGCAGGTTTTGTTAAAAGCTTAAAAAAAAGGCCCGTTATTTCTGCATTTACAGCTACAGCTACAGATGAAGTAAGAAGAGATTTAGTAAATCTTTTAGAACTTAAAAATCCATATGTATTTTTAGGAAACATAAATAGAGAAAATTTATATTTAAATGTATTTATAGAACCATATAAACTTGAAGATGTTAAAAGCATAATATCAGAACATGAAGATGAATCTGGAATAATTTATTGTGCGTCAAGACGTGAAGTTGATGAGCTTTATAAATATTTAAATGAATTATCATATAGCGTATTAAAATATCATGGAGGTCTTTCTGATGAAGAAAAGGACTCTTATCAGGAATCATTTTTATATGATAAAAAGAATGTAATGATAGCTACAAATGCTTTTGGAATGGGAATTGATAAGTCAAATATAAGATTTATTGTTCATTTTACGATTCCTAAGAACATAGAAAGCTATTATCAGGAAATAGGAAGAGGCGGACGAGACGGTGAAAAATGCAGCTGTTATCTTTTTTATTCTGAAAATGATATTCCACGGATTGAATACATAATAAATAAGAGTTCGTCAATTAATAGACGAGAAATAGCACTTAAAAAATTTCAAAGTATGATAGATTACTGCAAGTTTAAAGAGTGTTATAGAAACTTTATATTAAATTATTTTGGAAATAAATATAAACTTACATATTGTATGAATTGCGGCAATTGTCTTAAAGATACAGAGCTTAAAGATTTTAGCAAAGAAAGTCAGATTATTTTATCGACTGTTTTTAGAACTAGAGAAAAATATGGTATTTCAATATTATGTGACATTTTAAAAGGCTTTAAAGGACCTAAAATTATTCAAAACAGGCTGTTTGAAATTACAACGTACGGACTTATGAAAGAGTATAGTACGTCATTTATAAAAGATCTTATAAAGAATCTTTTAAAGGATGGATTTGTTGATTTAAAAGAAGGCACATATTCTATGCTCAAGCTTAATAAACGTTCATATTCTCTTTTAAAGGGAAAAGAAAAAGCAGTATTTAAAATATTTGAAAAAGAGCAGAATATTTTAAATAAGGATTTATTTATGAAACTTAAATTATGGAGAAAAGAAAAAGCTTATAGTCAAAAAATAAAACCATATATTATTTTTTCAGATACAACGCTTATAGATATTTCTAATTTATGTCCAAAAACTCAGGATGAGCTTTTAAATATAAGGGGAGTTGGAGAAAAAAAGATAAAATCATATGGTGATGAAATACTTAAAATAATATCTGACTGA
- the thiM gene encoding hydroxyethylthiazole kinase → MVNSTIKKAADLLDNVREKNPLIHNITNYVTVNDCANILLAIGASPIMADDLREVSDIVSISSALVINIGTLNERTVESMLIAGKKANELNIPIILDPVGAGASNFRNSTVKAILDNVKVSIIRGNISEIKFISGLKSYTKGVDAGESDLNSESKESETIVYNLAKNLECIVAITGVYDVISDGDKTVILSNGTKMLSKVTGSGCMTTALIGAYAGAAYDDLFSAAVAGILTMSIAGEISIEKNGKKGTGNFHIGIIDAVSNMTSMMLKRRGKIETPEN, encoded by the coding sequence ATGGTAAATTCTACAATAAAAAAGGCTGCAGATTTATTAGATAATGTAAGAGAAAAAAACCCTCTTATTCATAATATAACTAATTATGTTACAGTCAATGACTGCGCCAACATACTTCTAGCAATCGGGGCATCACCTATTATGGCAGATGATTTAAGAGAAGTATCAGATATAGTTTCTATATCATCAGCGCTTGTAATAAATATAGGTACATTAAATGAACGTACAGTTGAATCTATGCTTATTGCAGGAAAAAAAGCTAATGAATTAAATATTCCTATAATTCTTGATCCTGTAGGAGCTGGAGCATCAAATTTTAGAAACTCAACAGTAAAGGCAATCCTTGATAATGTTAAAGTAAGTATTATTAGAGGAAATATTTCTGAAATTAAATTTATAAGTGGTTTAAAATCATATACAAAAGGGGTAGATGCAGGAGAAAGTGATCTAAATTCAGAAAGTAAGGAATCTGAAACTATTGTATATAATCTTGCTAAAAATTTAGAATGTATAGTTGCAATTACAGGTGTATATGATGTTATTTCAGATGGAGATAAAACAGTTATATTAAGTAATGGAACAAAGATGCTTTCAAAAGTTACAGGAAGTGGATGCATGACAACTGCACTTATAGGTGCATATGCAGGAGCAGCTTATGATGATTTATTTTCTGCTGCTGTTGCAGGAATACTTACAATGAGCATTGCAGGAGAAATTTCAATTGAAAAGAACGGAAAAAAAGGAACAGGTAATTTTCATATAGGAATTATTGATGCTGTAAGTAATATGACTTCAATGATGCTTAAAAGAAGAGGAAAAATAGAAACACCAGAAAATTAA